Proteins from a genomic interval of Nitrosomonas sp.:
- the miaB gene encoding tRNA (N6-isopentenyl adenosine(37)-C2)-methylthiotransferase MiaB has translation MTAKLYIKTFGCQMNEYDSAKMASLLHAEKGMERTEIPDEADLILFNTCSVREKAQEKVFHDLGRVRHLKNSNPNLLIGVGGCVASQEGAEIIKRAPFVDLVFGPQTLHRLPALIDARHETGRPQIDISFPEIEKFDYLPSARTEGATAFVSIMEGCSKYCSFCVVPYTRGEEVSRPLDDVLTEIAELAIQGVKEITLLGQNVNAYTGKTAENTVADFALLLDYIQDIPGIERIRFTTSHPREFTTRLIDIYKSLPKLVNHVHLPVQSGSDRILAAMKRGYTVVEYKNIIHKLRALRPQLSVSSDFIVGFPGETDADFAATIKLIEEVNFDESYSFIYSARPGTPAADFIDDTPHEVKLSRLHQLQAKIQQQADAISQGMIGTNQRVLVEGISKKNNGEYYGKTDNNRTVNFPGDVNLIGSFANIEITQALTHTLRGILCAK, from the coding sequence ATGACAGCTAAACTTTATATTAAGACGTTCGGATGTCAGATGAACGAGTATGACTCTGCCAAAATGGCATCCCTGCTGCATGCTGAAAAAGGGATGGAAAGAACAGAAATTCCTGATGAGGCTGATTTGATTTTGTTTAATACCTGTTCAGTTCGGGAAAAAGCGCAGGAAAAGGTTTTTCACGACTTGGGTCGCGTGAGACATCTTAAAAACAGTAATCCAAATTTGTTGATAGGTGTTGGTGGATGCGTTGCCAGCCAGGAAGGTGCCGAGATCATCAAACGTGCCCCGTTTGTTGATTTGGTATTTGGACCCCAGACGTTGCATCGATTACCCGCCCTGATCGATGCTCGCCATGAAACAGGGCGCCCACAAATTGATATCTCCTTTCCCGAAATAGAAAAATTCGATTATCTGCCATCCGCACGCACCGAAGGTGCTACTGCATTCGTATCTATTATGGAAGGGTGTAGTAAATATTGTAGTTTTTGCGTGGTTCCCTACACAAGAGGAGAAGAAGTTTCCAGACCGCTTGATGATGTATTGACAGAAATTGCTGAATTAGCGATTCAAGGTGTCAAGGAAATTACGCTGCTAGGACAGAATGTCAATGCGTATACTGGAAAAACAGCAGAGAATACCGTAGCGGATTTTGCTTTGTTACTCGATTATATTCAAGATATTCCAGGTATTGAACGCATCCGATTTACAACCTCACATCCGCGCGAATTTACCACGCGCTTGATCGATATCTATAAATCGTTGCCAAAATTGGTGAATCATGTACATCTTCCGGTGCAATCAGGTTCGGATCGAATTCTAGCTGCCATGAAGCGTGGATATACCGTTGTGGAATATAAGAATATTATTCATAAACTACGAGCCTTAAGACCGCAACTATCTGTTTCTTCAGATTTTATTGTTGGATTTCCAGGTGAAACTGATGCTGATTTTGCTGCAACTATCAAGTTGATTGAAGAGGTTAACTTTGATGAATCTTATAGCTTTATATATAGCGCTCGTCCTGGAACACCGGCAGCAGATTTTATAGACGATACACCCCATGAAGTTAAACTGAGTCGTCTACATCAGCTACAGGCAAAGATTCAGCAGCAAGCTGATGCCATCAGCCAGGGTATGATTGGGACTAATCAACGCGTATTGGTGGAAGGTATCTCAAAGAAAAATAATGGTGAATATTATGGGAAAACGGATAATAATAGAACGGTTAATTTTCCCGGAGATGTCAATTTAATAGGCTCCTTTGCCAATATTGAAATTACGCAAGCGTTAACCCATACATTACGCGGTATTTTGTGTGCTAAATAG
- a CDS encoding PhoH family protein — protein MKSEPVEISFSPADNQRLANLCGVLDENLKQMENAFDVEISHRGEHFSLYGAVDQTRLAVKALKSFYSQSGQHISIEQIQLGLTEIKNHASESQAQPELPSQIHSALSPSLITRRGSIAGRTLRQTVYLQQIQTHDITFGIGPAGTGKTYLAVASAVDALERETVSRIILVRPAVEAGENLGFLPGDMVQKVDPYLRPLYDALYELMGFDKTGKQFERGAIEIAPLAFMRGRTLNRSFIILDEAQNTTPTQMKMFLTRIGFGSKAVITGDTTQIDLPKNQKSGLIEAEQVLNDIRGIAFTRFKTDDVVRHPLVQRIVDAYERHTADQQPL, from the coding sequence TTGAAATCTGAGCCTGTAGAGATATCTTTTTCACCTGCTGATAATCAGCGTCTCGCTAATCTTTGTGGCGTATTAGATGAAAATCTTAAGCAGATGGAGAACGCATTTGATGTGGAGATTTCCCATCGTGGGGAGCATTTCAGCCTGTATGGCGCTGTTGATCAAACGCGACTTGCGGTGAAGGCGCTGAAAAGCTTCTATAGTCAATCCGGGCAGCATATCAGTATTGAGCAGATCCAACTAGGTCTGACTGAGATCAAGAATCATGCTTCTGAGAGCCAGGCGCAGCCAGAACTTCCATCTCAAATTCATTCAGCACTTTCCCCATCACTTATTACTCGTCGTGGCAGCATTGCCGGCCGTACTTTACGTCAGACAGTTTATCTGCAGCAAATTCAGACGCATGATATTACTTTTGGTATAGGGCCAGCGGGAACGGGAAAAACCTATCTTGCCGTTGCAAGTGCGGTGGATGCACTGGAGCGAGAGACTGTTAGTCGAATTATCCTGGTGCGTCCAGCAGTAGAAGCGGGAGAGAATTTAGGGTTTCTGCCAGGCGATATGGTTCAGAAAGTTGACCCTTATTTGCGGCCGCTCTACGATGCTCTGTATGAGCTGATGGGATTCGATAAAACTGGAAAACAGTTTGAGCGAGGTGCGATTGAGATAGCTCCATTGGCTTTTATGCGCGGGCGAACACTTAACCGGTCTTTTATTATTTTGGATGAAGCGCAAAACACGACTCCCACTCAGATGAAAATGTTTCTAACCCGTATCGGTTTTGGCTCCAAAGCGGTGATTACGGGTGATACTACACAGATCGATTTACCTAAAAATCAAAAAAGTGGTTTGATTGAAGCGGAACAAGTGCTAAATGATATTAGAGGCATCGCTTTCACGCGCTTTAAAACTGATGACGTGGTGCGTCATCCTTTGGTACAGCGGATTGTAGATGCTTACGAAAGGCATACCGCCGATCAACAGCCTCTTTGA
- the ybeY gene encoding rRNA maturation RNase YbeY yields MVAKTELTLAIQYVVDKSGLPDKQMFTKWAQATLRKPAEVTIRLVDQQEGESLNRQFRGKHTATNILTFVYVNDIFIHGDIALCVPVIHAESIQQQKSLESHYAHLTVHGLLHLQGFDHLDDVEAATMEALEIDILSKLGFSNPYDIV; encoded by the coding sequence ATGGTGGCTAAAACAGAGTTAACCCTGGCAATACAATATGTGGTAGATAAATCTGGCTTACCTGATAAACAAATGTTTACTAAATGGGCGCAGGCCACGCTACGGAAACCGGCAGAGGTCACAATACGTCTGGTTGATCAGCAAGAGGGAGAGTCACTTAACCGCCAATTCCGTGGCAAGCACACAGCTACTAATATACTGACGTTTGTCTATGTTAACGACATATTTATACATGGCGACATTGCACTATGTGTGCCGGTTATCCACGCTGAATCGATACAGCAACAAAAAAGTCTGGAATCACATTATGCCCACCTGACTGTCCACGGGCTGCTTCACTTGCAGGGTTTTGATCATTTAGATGATGTTGAGGCTGCAACAATGGAAGCACTCGAAATTGATATTTTGAGTAAACTTGGATTCTCTAATCCCTACGATATCGTATAA
- a CDS encoding CBS domain-containing protein translates to MNDSMSKSSWFERVGTLLLRKPEDREQLITLLHSAYERDLLDADALTMIEGVLHVSEMQVRDIMVPRSQMDTIDIGDKPEEFIPFVIEAAHSRFPVTDGSKDQVVGILLAKDLLRYYADAGEFNVRDMLRPVVHIPESKRLNILLKDFRGNRNHMAIVVDEYGGIAGLVTIEDVLEQIVGEIEDEYDFDEAGDYIVADTNGYYRVKAIAEIVSFNETLGADFSDKEFDTIGGYVIHQFGRLPKNDESIVIDQFQFTVLRADSRRLHLLKVERIDADPDMKTDEAESNTLNQ, encoded by the coding sequence ATGAATGATTCTATGTCCAAGAGTAGTTGGTTTGAACGTGTCGGCACGTTGCTGTTGCGTAAACCTGAAGATCGTGAACAGCTGATTACTCTGCTCCATTCCGCTTATGAGCGTGATCTGCTTGATGCGGATGCATTGACTATGATCGAAGGTGTGCTCCACGTCTCAGAAATGCAAGTACGCGATATCATGGTGCCTCGTTCGCAAATGGATACTATTGATATTGGTGATAAACCCGAGGAATTTATTCCGTTTGTGATTGAAGCTGCCCATTCTCGTTTTCCAGTGACAGATGGCAGTAAAGACCAGGTTGTCGGTATTTTGCTGGCTAAAGATTTGCTGCGCTACTACGCTGACGCAGGAGAATTCAATGTGCGTGATATGTTGCGACCTGTGGTGCACATACCCGAATCCAAACGATTGAATATTTTATTGAAGGATTTTCGTGGGAACCGAAACCATATGGCAATTGTGGTTGACGAATATGGTGGTATTGCTGGATTGGTGACAATTGAGGATGTTCTCGAACAGATCGTAGGCGAAATTGAGGATGAATATGATTTTGATGAGGCCGGCGATTATATTGTTGCAGATACTAATGGGTATTACCGGGTGAAGGCAATTGCTGAGATTGTGAGTTTCAATGAAACCTTGGGCGCAGATTTTAGTGATAAAGAGTTTGATACGATTGGTGGTTATGTTATTCATCAATTTGGTCGATTACCCAAAAATGATGAGTCAATCGTGATTGATCAGTTCCAATTTACAGTTTTGAGGGCAGATAGTCGTCGTTTACATTTATTGAAGGTTGAGAGAATAGACGCAGATCCAGATATGAAAACAGATGAGGCTGAATCTAATACATTGAATCAATAA
- a CDS encoding cytochrome P460 family protein, which produces MKSRIWTITLMTLLLPFHANGGGNPDFVKLPEGYEQIFSQYSVANRANQTQVAKFYANQIAVESYKKGEEAAPGSIVIMEIYEPKKDISDKIISGQDGLFEIDKLAAVAVMEKRNNWDSAYQTSDRTGDWGFAVYNPDGTIKVNDLNCVQCHTPLQQQDYLFSFQKLIDFATGH; this is translated from the coding sequence ATGAAATCAAGAATATGGACTATTACCCTGATGACTTTGTTGCTGCCATTCCATGCCAATGGTGGCGGAAACCCGGATTTCGTCAAACTGCCGGAGGGCTATGAGCAGATTTTTTCTCAATATAGTGTCGCCAACCGTGCCAATCAAACTCAGGTAGCAAAATTCTACGCCAACCAGATCGCTGTGGAGAGCTATAAGAAAGGCGAAGAAGCAGCTCCGGGTTCGATCGTCATCATGGAAATCTATGAACCTAAAAAGGATATCAGCGACAAGATAATATCCGGGCAGGACGGTCTTTTCGAAATCGACAAGCTCGCAGCTGTAGCCGTCATGGAAAAAAGAAATAACTGGGATAGCGCTTATCAGACCTCTGATCGTACAGGAGACTGGGGTTTCGCCGTCTACAATCCAGATGGCACGATAAAAGTAAATGACCTGAACTGCGTACAGTGTCACACTCCACTACAACAGCAGGACTATTTATTCAGTTTTCAGAAATTGATAGACTTCGCCACCGGACATTAA
- a CDS encoding 1-acyl-sn-glycerol-3-phosphate acyltransferase: MAHRKKWLAGARSLVYLLLQAIITPPYALVTLACYPLSPHQRYRVTYGWTRLMLLLLWHICGLHYRVIGRENIPGQPGIILSKHQSAWETLALQQIFPPQVWVLKKELLRIPFFGWGLAMTNPIAIDRSAGKAALEQIVEQGKERLKQNFWIVVFPEGTRVPPGSKGKYRIGGAWLAVHANALIVPVAHNAGEFWGKNSFIKYPGTITVSIGEPINPAGMEPTQLIQKMEVWIESETTRISNAESRNSN; the protein is encoded by the coding sequence TTGGCGCATAGAAAGAAGTGGCTTGCGGGTGCCCGCTCGCTGGTTTACCTGTTGCTGCAGGCGATTATCACGCCACCGTATGCACTGGTTACGCTCGCCTGTTATCCGCTTTCTCCCCATCAGCGCTATCGCGTCACCTACGGCTGGACCCGGCTGATGCTGCTCCTGTTATGGCATATCTGCGGTCTGCACTATCGCGTTATTGGTCGGGAGAACATACCCGGACAACCCGGCATCATTCTATCCAAACATCAATCTGCCTGGGAAACACTCGCCTTACAGCAGATCTTCCCACCGCAAGTCTGGGTACTCAAAAAGGAATTACTGCGCATTCCTTTCTTTGGCTGGGGGCTGGCAATGACTAACCCGATTGCCATCGACCGCAGCGCGGGTAAAGCCGCACTGGAGCAGATTGTCGAGCAAGGTAAGGAACGATTGAAACAGAATTTCTGGATTGTAGTCTTTCCAGAAGGCACGCGGGTTCCTCCTGGAAGCAAGGGGAAATACCGCATCGGCGGTGCCTGGCTTGCGGTACATGCCAATGCGCTGATTGTCCCCGTTGCGCATAATGCGGGTGAATTCTGGGGGAAAAACTCCTTCATCAAATACCCTGGCACGATCACGGTCAGTATCGGTGAGCCCATCAACCCGGCTGGTATGGAACCCACCCAACTGATTCAGAAAATGGAAGTATGGATCGAATCAGAAACCACACGTATCAGCAACGCTGAGAGCAGAAATAGCAATTAA
- the gmhB gene encoding D-glycero-beta-D-manno-heptose 1,7-bisphosphate 7-phosphatase, producing the protein MKLIILDQNGVISQVRDTYIKSPDEWLPIPESLRAIARLTHAGYRVVIAMNCATIGRGLHDMSTLNAINDKMFRMVQQAGGRIDSLFFCPHAESDQCACRKPGIGMFEEISQRYGIGLDRILAVGDSPRDLQAAAKAGAIPVLVLTGHGENTYKTGELPEGTQIFLNLAAVVDSLGIGA; encoded by the coding sequence ATGAAACTGATCATTCTCGACCAGAATGGCGTCATCAGTCAGGTACGTGATACCTATATTAAATCACCCGACGAATGGCTACCGATTCCGGAAAGCCTGCGGGCAATTGCACGTTTGACACACGCCGGTTACCGGGTAGTCATTGCGATGAATTGCGCAACAATCGGTCGTGGATTACACGACATGAGCACGTTAAACGCGATTAACGACAAGATGTTTCGCATGGTGCAGCAGGCAGGTGGAAGAATTGATTCGCTATTTTTCTGCCCTCATGCTGAGAGCGACCAATGCGCCTGTCGCAAACCCGGTATCGGCATGTTCGAGGAAATTAGTCAACGCTATGGTATCGGGCTCGATCGTATACTGGCTGTGGGTGATTCACCTCGCGACCTGCAGGCGGCTGCCAAAGCGGGAGCCATACCGGTGCTGGTACTGACCGGACATGGCGAAAATACTTACAAAACCGGAGAATTGCCTGAAGGCACGCAAATTTTTCTGAATCTGGCTGCAGTGGTGGATAGTCTTGGCATTGGCGCATAG
- a CDS encoding glycine--tRNA ligase subunit beta — translation MNSPNLLIELLTEELPPKALKKLAAAFAAGIEKSLRGQNLVTESSHTTIFATPRRLAVHMTAILTQAPEQLISQKLMPIQVGLDVQGQATPALLKKLAALGAEETDVSQLRKVCEAKSEVLFLDRIQPGKFLTEGLQIALDEVIQQLPIPKVMAYQLADGWQNVNFVRPVHKLLALHGNVVVPIRAFGLVANNVTQGHRFESKADQLVIDDADHYEARLQTDGAVIPHFDRRRELIWNGLRDTANSLGLTVIEDDALLDEVTALVERPNILTGTFPEKFLQIPAECLILTMKANQKYFPLMDTAGQLANRFLIAANITPTDATAIITGNERVVRSRLADAQFFFEKDRKTTLASRLPGLDKVVYHHQLGSQGERIAYLCQLAQAFANQLGGDELAKQAKQAASLAKVDLLTDMVGEFPELQGIMGRYYAQYEGITDTIAFAIEDHYKPRFSGDQLPRNPVGVCVALADKLETLVSMFSIGLAPSGDKDPYALRRHALGIIRILIEKNLPLQLDALLSTAMDILGDPSTSQARPVSAQLTAQLKEFLFDRLAYNLREQGYRPQEIEAVLSLQPQRLDDIPKRLAAVRAFTTLPEAASLASANKRVGNILKKSTDPIMPLQQDNLQEPAEITLYQVLSTIEKDVDNGFANGDYFSALQKLAALKDPVDHFFDQVLVNCEDPLLRQSRIALLEKLQTAMNRVADIACLAG, via the coding sequence ATGAATTCTCCCAATCTACTGATCGAACTGCTAACGGAAGAACTGCCGCCCAAGGCACTCAAAAAACTCGCTGCAGCATTTGCAGCAGGCATCGAAAAAAGTCTGCGTGGGCAGAATCTCGTAACGGAATCATCCCATACGACAATATTCGCCACACCCAGGCGACTGGCTGTCCACATGACAGCAATACTGACGCAAGCCCCCGAACAACTTATCTCGCAAAAACTGATGCCAATTCAGGTTGGCCTGGATGTACAGGGTCAGGCAACGCCTGCCCTGCTGAAGAAACTGGCGGCGCTTGGTGCGGAGGAGACAGATGTATCACAACTCAGGAAGGTGTGCGAAGCAAAATCCGAGGTATTGTTTCTGGATCGCATCCAGCCCGGAAAATTTCTGACTGAAGGCTTGCAAATTGCCCTTGATGAGGTCATACAGCAACTGCCGATTCCCAAGGTAATGGCCTATCAATTGGCTGATGGCTGGCAGAATGTGAATTTCGTGCGGCCTGTACATAAATTGCTGGCGTTGCATGGGAATGTAGTCGTTCCAATTCGGGCGTTTGGACTGGTTGCAAACAATGTGACACAGGGGCACCGCTTCGAGTCCAAAGCCGATCAACTTGTGATCGATGATGCAGATCATTATGAAGCACGCCTGCAAACCGATGGTGCGGTAATCCCTCATTTCGACCGACGTCGCGAACTCATCTGGAACGGATTACGAGACACCGCTAACAGCCTTGGTTTGACCGTAATCGAGGATGATGCTTTGCTTGATGAAGTGACTGCACTGGTCGAGCGCCCCAATATCCTCACCGGAACATTTCCGGAAAAATTCCTGCAGATACCTGCAGAATGTCTGATTCTGACGATGAAGGCCAATCAGAAATACTTCCCACTGATGGATACCGCTGGTCAGCTCGCCAATCGCTTCCTGATCGCTGCCAATATCACACCAACTGATGCAACCGCGATAATCACCGGCAACGAGCGCGTCGTCCGCTCAAGACTTGCGGATGCACAGTTTTTCTTTGAGAAGGATCGAAAAACTACTCTAGCCTCGCGTCTGCCCGGCCTTGACAAGGTTGTTTACCACCATCAGCTAGGTTCACAAGGAGAGCGCATTGCCTATCTGTGTCAACTCGCGCAGGCATTCGCCAATCAACTGGGTGGCGATGAGCTGGCAAAACAGGCAAAACAGGCTGCCAGTCTTGCAAAGGTGGATCTGTTGACGGACATGGTAGGCGAGTTTCCTGAGCTGCAGGGAATTATGGGACGTTACTACGCCCAATACGAAGGCATTACCGATACCATCGCCTTTGCCATCGAGGATCATTACAAACCCCGGTTTTCCGGAGACCAACTGCCACGAAACCCGGTTGGAGTATGCGTGGCGCTTGCTGATAAACTGGAAACCCTGGTCAGCATGTTCAGCATCGGACTTGCCCCAAGTGGGGATAAGGATCCTTATGCGTTGCGCAGACATGCTCTTGGTATCATCCGAATCTTGATTGAAAAAAACCTGCCGCTGCAGCTCGATGCATTGCTCTCAACAGCGATGGATATTCTTGGCGATCCGAGCACTAGCCAGGCGCGGCCAGTTTCAGCACAGCTCACTGCGCAACTGAAGGAATTCCTTTTTGACCGGCTTGCTTATAATCTACGTGAACAAGGTTATCGACCGCAGGAAATCGAAGCCGTACTCAGCCTGCAGCCACAGCGTCTGGATGATATTCCCAAGCGTCTCGCGGCCGTGCGGGCTTTTACAACATTACCGGAAGCGGCCAGTCTGGCATCGGCAAACAAGCGTGTTGGCAATATTCTCAAAAAATCAACTGATCCAATCATGCCGCTGCAGCAGGACAATCTACAGGAACCAGCAGAAATCACCCTCTATCAGGTTCTCTCCACGATTGAAAAAGATGTTGATAATGGTTTTGCCAACGGAGATTATTTCAGTGCATTGCAAAAATTAGCGGCGTTGAAGGATCCGGTAGACCATTTCTTTGATCAGGTATTGGTCAACTGCGAAGACCCGCTGTTACGGCAATCACGCATTGCCCTACTGGAAAAATTACAAACTGCAATGAACCGGGTAGCGGATATTGCCTGTCTTGCAGGGTAA
- a CDS encoding glycine--tRNA ligase subunit alpha yields MTAPTFQEIILTLQQYWGQQGCALLQPYDMEVGAGTSHTATFLRAIGPEPWKAAYVQPSRRPKDGRYGDNPNRLQHYYQFQVVLKPAPRDILDLYFCSLKTLGLDLQQNDVRLVEDDWENPTLGAWGLGWEVWLNGMEVTQFTYFQQVGGLNCRPITGEITYGLERLAMYLQGVENVFDLTWTKGLSYRDVYHQNEVEQSTYNFEYSDIRFLLLAFGEYEMQCNHLMDVQLALPAYEQLLKAAHTFNLLDARNVISVTERAAYITRIRNLARRVANAYHDSRARLHPPFPLAPREWVEELLEQLHTASA; encoded by the coding sequence ATGACTGCACCTACTTTTCAGGAAATCATCCTGACACTGCAGCAATACTGGGGACAGCAGGGATGTGCCCTTCTACAACCCTACGATATGGAAGTCGGTGCAGGTACAAGCCATACCGCCACATTTCTACGGGCCATCGGCCCTGAACCATGGAAGGCGGCTTATGTGCAGCCCTCACGTCGTCCTAAAGATGGGCGTTATGGCGACAATCCTAACCGGTTACAGCATTATTATCAGTTCCAAGTCGTTCTCAAACCTGCGCCACGCGATATTCTGGATCTATATTTCTGCTCTCTAAAAACATTGGGGCTGGATCTGCAGCAGAACGATGTGCGTCTGGTAGAGGATGATTGGGAAAATCCCACACTGGGTGCCTGGGGGTTAGGCTGGGAGGTATGGCTAAATGGCATGGAGGTAACGCAATTCACTTATTTTCAACAAGTAGGCGGGCTAAACTGCCGGCCAATCACCGGTGAAATCACCTATGGATTGGAGCGCCTGGCCATGTATTTGCAGGGCGTAGAAAATGTATTTGATCTTACCTGGACCAAAGGACTCAGTTATCGCGATGTCTATCACCAGAATGAAGTGGAACAATCCACCTATAACTTTGAATACAGTGATATCCGTTTTCTATTGCTTGCCTTTGGCGAGTATGAAATGCAATGCAACCACCTGATGGATGTACAACTCGCATTACCCGCCTATGAGCAATTGTTAAAAGCAGCACATACATTCAATCTGCTCGATGCACGCAACGTCATATCGGTAACTGAACGTGCCGCTTATATCACGCGCATTCGCAACCTGGCGCGACGTGTTGCGAATGCCTATCACGACAGTCGCGCACGTCTGCACCCCCCCTTTCCACTGGCACCCAGGGAATGGGTAGAAGAACTGCTTGAGCAATTACATACCGCGTCCGCATGA
- the lnt gene encoding apolipoprotein N-acyltransferase — protein sequence MKPISKLLSACLLGVLTVPGFAPLYFYPLPLLTLALLSILLRQTTSSFQTILISFSFAMGLFGVGVSWLYISLHDFGSMPPPLAIIALILLCIYLSLFPGLAAGIASIAALRRPLVWPWIIAALWTLSEWLRGVLFTGFPWLAVGYSQAPASPLSGFASIIGVYGVSFLLVLTASWLACWQERWRNWKFGLPLIAIWLVGWGLHQVSWVTPSGEPIKVSLLQGNISQDLKWRPDHTLTSLQTYLQLVNESSTQLIITPEISFPLFSEELPASYRSIFADHARRNQGDVLIGMVERGATDGEYYNTMFSFGTSPEQKYRKHHLVPFGEYIPLKPVFGRIVEVLNIPLSDFSRGSKNQQPMQLAGRQVAINICYEDVFGEEIIWQLPEAELLVNVSNDAWFGQSIGPWQHLQISQMRALETGRYMLRATNTGVTAIINERGQVLQTLEMFTTGVLNGEVQGFSGSTPYVRYGNGPVLSLIGLLLLTGGIMVFSASRKNL from the coding sequence TTGAAACCCATCTCAAAACTTTTATCCGCCTGTCTGCTTGGTGTCCTGACAGTGCCAGGTTTTGCACCACTCTATTTTTATCCGCTACCACTGCTCACATTGGCATTGCTGAGCATATTACTGCGTCAAACCACCTCCTCTTTTCAGACAATCTTGATCAGTTTCAGTTTTGCCATGGGATTATTTGGCGTGGGTGTAAGCTGGCTCTACATCAGCCTACATGATTTTGGAAGTATGCCACCGCCACTCGCAATCATTGCGCTGATACTACTATGCATCTATCTTTCCCTATTTCCCGGCCTGGCTGCCGGTATTGCCAGTATTGCTGCTTTGCGCAGACCACTGGTTTGGCCGTGGATCATTGCTGCTCTCTGGACATTAAGTGAATGGTTACGGGGTGTGCTATTTACCGGTTTTCCATGGCTGGCAGTCGGTTACTCTCAGGCACCGGCCAGTCCGCTATCCGGTTTTGCATCAATTATTGGCGTATACGGCGTTTCTTTCTTGCTGGTATTGACCGCTTCATGGCTAGCCTGCTGGCAGGAACGATGGCGAAACTGGAAATTTGGTCTGCCACTGATTGCAATCTGGTTAGTCGGATGGGGATTACATCAGGTCAGCTGGGTTACGCCATCCGGTGAACCTATCAAGGTAAGCCTGCTACAGGGCAATATTTCGCAGGATCTAAAATGGCGCCCCGATCACACACTGACGTCTTTGCAGACTTACCTGCAGCTGGTGAATGAGAGCTCGACCCAGCTGATCATCACGCCTGAAATCTCGTTTCCATTGTTCAGCGAAGAATTACCCGCCTCATATCGATCGATTTTCGCAGATCATGCCCGACGCAATCAGGGAGATGTACTGATTGGTATGGTGGAACGGGGGGCAACTGATGGCGAGTATTACAATACGATGTTTAGTTTTGGAACATCACCCGAACAAAAATACCGCAAGCATCATTTGGTTCCATTTGGAGAATATATTCCACTAAAACCAGTATTTGGGCGTATTGTCGAGGTGCTGAATATCCCATTATCAGATTTTTCCCGTGGCAGCAAAAACCAGCAGCCGATGCAGCTTGCGGGCAGACAAGTGGCGATCAATATCTGTTATGAAGACGTATTTGGTGAAGAAATCATCTGGCAACTACCCGAAGCCGAACTACTGGTAAATGTCAGCAACGACGCCTGGTTTGGGCAGTCAATCGGCCCCTGGCAGCATTTACAGATTTCGCAAATGCGCGCACTCGAAACCGGACGCTACATGCTTCGCGCCACCAATACAGGTGTCACCGCAATCATAAATGAACGTGGCCAGGTGCTACAAACGCTGGAAATGTTTACGACCGGCGTGCTAAATGGGGAAGTACAGGGGTTCAGTGGCAGCACTCCGTACGTACGGTATGGCAACGGACCGGTCCTGAGTCTGATCGGCCTGCTATTGCTAACAGGTGGCATCATGGTATTTTCGGCATCCCGCAAAAACCTGTAG
- the rpsI gene encoding 30S ribosomal protein S9 — translation MAIQYNYGTGRRKSAVARVFIKSGTGIITVNRKPIDEYFSRETGRMVVRQPLELTGNTNNLDIMVNIHGGGESGQAGAVRHGITRALIDYDETLKPVLKKAGLVTRDAREVERKKVGFRKARRRKQFSKR, via the coding sequence ATGGCAATCCAATATAATTACGGTACCGGACGCAGAAAGAGCGCTGTCGCACGAGTTTTCATCAAATCTGGAACAGGTATTATTACCGTGAACCGTAAGCCCATAGATGAGTATTTCTCACGAGAAACAGGACGCATGGTGGTGCGGCAACCCCTTGAACTGACCGGCAATACCAATAACCTTGATATCATGGTCAACATACATGGTGGCGGTGAATCTGGTCAGGCTGGCGCTGTTCGCCACGGTATTACGCGCGCACTTATTGATTACGATGAAACCCTTAAGCCAGTTCTAAAGAAGGCTGGGCTTGTTACACGCGATGCACGTGAAGTGGAACGGAAGAAAGTTGGCTTCCGCAAAGCTCGCCGACGCAAGCAATTCTCAAAACGTTAA